The DNA segment ctccttctctctttctttactcccttccttatttccttccccctaccttcctcccttccttctttcctctgtccttctttccttccttcgtcccttcctctttttctttctccctccctccctccttccttctttcctccctccctcccttccttctttcctttcctcctttcctaccttccttcctctctcccttccttcttttttctttcctcctttcctacatttcttccttccatccttccttcctcctttcctaccttccttccctcattccttcctccctccctccctcccttccttcttcctcccttccttccttctcgaggacaacaggagggttaaatgcaaACCCAAAGATAATCAGACTCAATAAACCAGAAGATATTCACATGAGAAGCTGTATTCAGATCATTTGGGACTTGATTGAAATTattcaaaacaattaatcacatataaaaatagttggcaactaatcgattaattgacGTTGCAGCCCTAAAATAACTGTGAATGGGGGAAGTTTGCATAATGAAGCTGCCACGAATGAATGCAGcattgtattttttcattgtagTGTGGTCTCTTctattatagtaaaaaaaaaaaaaaactcattagtTATTGCACCACCTATTTTACTGCCTGTTTATTGGAGCTGCGTTTAAGTTTCGATTCCGGCTAACAGCTGGAGCCCGATAAAGCGAAACTGAATGTTAACCTGTAGATGAGACGGTGATGTTTACACACACAGGAGCCTGGACAACCCATTTCACGACAAGTCACGTAACATTTGATTCGTCTCCTGTCCATAAACCGGTTTATATCATGCAGGAAGGACGAGTCTCTCTCCAGTTCGTCTGTCTCCTCCAGCCTTTAAGTCCGCAGTGATGTCCTTCATCGCTGTTTTGGTCTCAAAACTCGGTTTGGGGGACCTCTGCCACGGTAAGTAGACTCAATTTAGTCTGTGTGATGATGGattaataatgttaaatatgaCATAAATATCATTAAACACCTCTCTacattgtaataaaaaatgtactcTGCAATAAATAGCCTGCTACCACTGTGAGATTTAACTGTGAGGTATTGACCCTTAGTTTTACTTGAGTGCATTGTAGATGATTACTGATTGACTTCTCCCTATGATagatatgatgatatgatattGACAAGATTGtgacataacaaaacaaacattcaagattgaatcatttattacataacatatgaaaaatattccagcatgatgaataaaacatcaacatataACACAAGTGTCTGGTGCATTATAGGGACCGCTAGGGGACACAATAAGTTAATGGGCTGAACTGAGTTTGAGGAAATATACGAATGTGCTGGTGCGGAAATGCTCTTTATCCTACATAATCTTTTTCCCTGAGGGGAGGGCTGTAAAAAGTAGTCATCTCAACATAAATGTAGGTATTATTCATTGCATTGCATCATATGGATGTTTTTAGGTTTCTGGTCAAACATCTGTCCATAATAGAAGTCTATACTAGTGTGATTATAAAGAACTTATAAGCATGAATTATtggttaataaatcattttctaatgtgttttaaagcatttataAGTTATTTATAACTTGAATAACTTACCAGTTAGAAAAATCCCTCTCCAACATATCAGTGTCATTAATAAATTACCtcatgtttcccttttttttaaagccatcaAAACTGTAGTTATAAATATTGAATTCCTATATATCCTATATATAGGATATATTCCtataaatattgtatttctgTTAAGCCACCAATAAAACTTTAAACTGAAGtgctaaaaagactaaaaacgTTTGTTGTTAGAGGAGGACCTGGCAACCCAAAAGGTTTTCTTAATAATGTTGTGCAGTGAAtgattcattaatcattaacaaAGTCATTGATTAATGCTTATACATCTTATGAATTAGAAAGGGTGGCTTATTTGAAATTGGTCACAAATACTGGTCAGCAAAATCCCTTACATTACTTCCTGAAGTTTCCTTGACAATCCCGTCCCTAGAGGCTCAAGGACCCAAACACTGGTGTAACTTTATGGGTAAAATAAGACCTCCAAGGCCCTGACATTGATCTGTAACAAGTTTGTTCACGGCCCCATTCTGCAGGACATTTTTCActgtctatttttttctctcctcacaaCCAATAAATCTTTCTTGTGAGCAACACAGCGGCATAGAAAGCAAAATACTATGCCTCAGATCCGTGTAAAATAAACCCGCTGTGCATAGAGCCATAAACCAATAACCCAAACACATCTTTATTTGTTTCTCctctataaaatgactgtttattttaataaaacatacacatgATGTGGGTGTTCTGCACCGCAAGACTTcactgttacatttttattttctctttgcaCATGCAACGACCTGCTGACACTCTGCGCCTCTAGGCCATGGATTTGATGGACGATAAATAGTGTTATTTAACCTTTCTGTTGTTCCATCACAGGAATGAGAGGCCTCAGCAATTACAATTTGTCCTGCTGTGTGAACACTTTGCTGCAGACTTTCTCTGCCACCTTGGAACTAGCAGATCTACTAGACAAGTAAGCAGCACACCAATGATAGTCCAGGATTCACTATAATTGTGATTTCTAACACTTATCTTTATCACAGGGTGGAAGACATAATGcttttgatgtttaaaaacCTCAGAAATCCAGTTAAAGTGATTGTTTTTGTAGTTCTATGACCCTTTGACCTCATGAAACCCTCTCAATGATTGGACACAATGCTGCTTTTCTCATGTTAATTGATGGTTTGTGAATTGCACAAGGTGGGACGCTGCCGGCGTGAGAACAGACAGTAGTAATGTCCCGCAGCAGCTTAAGAAAGTACTTGTGGCCATGCGGAGCGACCACCCTCAGCCTGCTCCCCATCGTGACTTCCTGCACTGTCTGGACAGTAACCGCATCCAACGTATGAGTTGCAAAAACTGCACCATAatactgctttttttaaaatatagtataATTTCACATCCTCTTTCTGTGGAAATGTTTTGCAGTTAGTATACAGCATGATGCCGATGAGGTGTTCCTCTCCATCCTGAACTTAATACAGAAGCAGATGGATAACAAAACACTGGTTTGTATTTAATCATGAAtatactgttgttgttgttttttaattgtaaaaacatTAACTATATAGTTTGTTTTTCCTGCTAGGCTCTTCAAATCAAGGATCTGTACAAGATTTCAGTGCAGACGCAACTCAAGTGTTTAGATTGTGACTCCATCCAGACTCTGGACAGCTACCTGCTCAGCCTGCCGCTACATATCAAGGAAGATCAAAACACTCTGGTGCAGTCTCTCTCTTTTGATTACATGTAGATTGttgtaaagaaatatttttgaCATGTTGGAAGGTGGACTTATTTGACTAGACTGATGCCTATATGCTAAATATGATTATACTGCCAGCAATTCACAGCCCTCTTCACGAAAGGGCTTTTACAACCGAGGATAACCAAGCTCCAAGAAGTAGTCACGTCCCACACCACAAATTGTCATCTCTGCACttgtttaaaacaaacaaaacaaaattaaacaaacaagatgtaTTTAGTGAGCATTTGAGGTGTTgttgctatgctaagctaagctaagctaaactaagctaaaatAACTGATTGTTGGCTGAAACCTTATAATAGACGGacatcaatcttctcattttaTCCTCATATTAATCTTATGTTTCTCACCATGTCAAACTATTGTGTTAAACTTTGCTCAATTTGAACATTCAAGTATTTCTAATATACCATTTCAGGAAGAATGCATGAAATCCTTCTTTGAGCACCAGGAGCTAAGGGGCAGAGATTGCTGCACCTGTGAACCGTGTGGAACCAAGACTCCTTCTAAACAAGTAATGTTTCGTTTAAATGCTTCcccttaaaaatatattaagcCAACATTGTCCTCAACTTTGgcatctcttttctctttcagggAGTCAAACTGCTTGCCCTGCCTCCTATCTTGTGCGTGCACCTGAAACGATTTCGGAATATGCGTGGTTACACCCGAAAACTTCATTGCGAAGTAAATTTTCCAGAAACCCTCGACCTCTCCGAAATGATTCATGAAGCATTCTCAGCAGAATTTGCCCAGGTATATGCACGTCCTGTAGAGTATCTGgatgttgtattttttgtaatctaaaaggttatttatttttccagaaTAACTGCAAGTACACTTTGTATGCAGTGGTAGTGCACTCTGGCGAAGCAATGTGTGGGCACTATACTGCCTATGTTCGTCACAGCAGGACCCAGAGCTGGTACTATGCAGATGACAGCTGTGTAAAAAAGGTAGGCCCAATTTAACAACATCTTATACTAATTGAAGACTCTTTGTttaaaatattggtgaaatgaacacCCTTCTTAATCAGTCAAAAtgaaagatagttagatattaATACTCAAATGTAGATCCCTGTTTCAAAACCATTCAAGTATTCAAATACCTCATATCTAATAGTGTATGCTGAAAAATACATGTATATCCATGTATccataatataaatgtgtattaaatGTCTTATCTTATGTCCTAAAGTTTGCTCccaaaagatttatttttattttcctacCATTCTACAATGTCTTGTGCAAATTTGCCATTACTCTAGACTGTGATTTGTAATCTAACAGGTGTCCTGGCAAGACGTGCAGACAACCTATGGAGGACATAGAAGGTAAATTATTAAACATCCAACCGTTTGAAATGTTATGTCTTGAATGGGTTCTTTTGATAACGCTGaacagtgctgcgtttgacccTGATAACACTGTGTTTTATTGGTTAGTATATAGccactgtatgtatatatgtagaCACCCGGTGTGACCCAGTTTCCCTAGTTAAGAGAAatcttaaaggataggttcacaatttttcaaggcTGTCTTAgaacaatagtcaggtgctcAAATGAACGTCCTCCTTTTCATACTGGACATTACTTTCTATGTAAGTGATGGGAAACTAAATCTTCAGTCCTACTGtgcaaatatgtatttaaaagtttatttaaagacAATTTGaggcttcagccgtccaaattagtcaaacaAATTGAATATCTTTTCAGTGCCGAATTCCCTTTTTATGATTCTTCCACTGAAGCTGAACAAGAAAACACTGTTGAGATGGTTTTTTTTCCTTGAAAGACTATACctgtggaagatatccactAAATTGGATGACTGAAGTTTTATATTCTCTTTAGATAAACTTTTTTGCTCAAAACACAGACTGTTGCGGGCCCTGTAACTTAAACTATAAGtgcatttgaaggggatcttttagtAGCCAGTattaacaggaggaatgattacaaccTGTTTCAATTTGAAGGTTGTTATAGCGACACGTTTATGCCCATAGTTTTGACATTAAATGTTCAATCATATATGGGTGTTAAGGTTGGATGTCCGCATACTTTTGCTATGACattagagaagaaaacacttcatCATCTTTATTAAGGAGTCTGGCGTGACATCAAATGATACATGCCAAACAGTTTTTTTTGCTATCTTCTACATACCAGCAACATGAAGTTTGAAACTGTCACTCAGACTGAATAAAAGCATAAGTTAAGGTGGCGGTTTACATCCACCCAGAAATTTGATCCTGTTCTTAGCTTGACATTTTTTGGAAATACACTCATTTGCTTAGATTAGAAGATTGATATCACTCACACTTTTATCTATTCAGTTGGAAGCTGGAGATGTTTATAGCTTAGCTTAAAATATCGTAACTTGTGATTTTTACTCTGTGGTTGtagtacagattaaacaaacaagatataacatgttaatttgtgagctttagaggtgctagtAGCTGGatttacctttggacagaggcAGGCTAGCTGCTTTCAGTCATTATGCTAAGATAAGCTAACTGGCTATAGCTTcgtatttactgtataaacagGAGAGCgttatcaatcttctcatctaactgtCAGCAAGACAGcagataaatgtatttcccaaaatgtcatgTTCATTTTCGGCAATCATAGTGTGTGAGAAATAATCTCCTCCCCCACCTATAAAATTTtgaaagcaacaaaaaacagcacacaACCACCACATTTCAGTCTGCTTAAATGACCTCCAGGttattaataacatttaaaggcTTAAATGCTTGGCCCCTGCTGACATCAGAGCTTTTATCTGCCTACTTGAGGAAACAGTCTTAGATCTCAAGAGACAAAGCCTTATTGTCTGTTCCTCGGTTAAGattaaagagaaaaagtgaCCATGTTTTTGCCACGAGGGCTTTCAAACTTAAGACCCCTTTTAGAGAGGAAATCCACCTTGTCTGTTTTGCTGTCATGTCTGTTAACAACAAACTACTTGTGCCTTTTTATTCCTGTTTATTGAATTTTCTCAATGCTCTGATAAgtataactttttttgttttttaaagtaccTCTATTGTGGTTTTCTTTACAGACAAACAGCGTACATGCTGATGTACAGAAGAGACTCCAAAGAGGAGGGACACCAACCTGAATGTTCGGGCTAAAAGGATGAATGCAGATGAATTAAAGTAGAGACAAGGTGAAATATAGGATACACATAGGAATTTTAAGCAATATAATCCCAGACTTGATTTAAGTTATTTATTGTAAccctttaattaaaatatatatggtgattttttaaatatttaatgatatTTCTGACctcttaaagctgcattattgGACACAAGCAGAGTAATATTTTCCAAACACCAGTAGGTGGTGTTGAAGACTCAAAACACTTGCTGCGGATTCACGATCAGACCACACACTGTGAACATGCTGAATGATACTGGGGGTTGGTTTGAAGACAATGCTTAGCTTAGGTTTTTACTGTTTGAGGGGAAATACCTGCATTAGGACTAAGGGCTTATTTTCCTGACACTGCTTTGTAATATATGAGTCACTCGTGAAGAACAATgaagtcattttttctttcatttgggCTGCCAAaagcaataacaataacaaaaaaaataacttactgaatgaatgattttaTGTTTTGCATTTTCTCACTACCAGCATTAGCTTTAAATGGCATTACAGCTaatctgtgggttttttttgttgcttttgttgaTAAGTTTCTCCTCTTTATTGCTCTATCAATGCACAAACACCAGCACATCTCATCATCACCTGagctcaaaatgtattttaagtgtCTGTACTGtgtgcattttatatttttgaatgCATTTAGGAAACTATCTtaccaagaagaaaaaaaagttgcagtTGCAGCCACAGTGCGTGGTATAGGCTGTCAGCAGAGTCTCTAAAGTTCCCACTCACTTCGCCAAGAGTCTGGGGACCGTGTGAAATGGTGCCTATGTGCTGCAGAGCTCTGACAGAATGGAACATGTCTGCACAGTGCCACAGGCTGCAGGCCTCATGCTTAGTCATCTCACTGCCATGTAGCACAGGCACAGCTTTATGTATAGGGGGTATCTCAGTGTGTCTGGATgtgggtcacagtcacagatatGGTTAGGCGTTTCACATTGAATTGGTGACTTTAAGGTCACATCTGTCTCTGAGAAGTGCCAGTAAGGAGCTGATACTGAAAACAGTCATAATCAGACAGGCTATTAACATAtgctgagagagaaaatgtgcaTGTTTACATAACaggaaatgttgatgattaaCAATAAATGCTATGCATTGCTATCATTTGTTACATTAATATCAGTGGTGGAAGTCTGCATTAAAAACTCTTACTCAGCAAATGTACAGACataaaataacaagaaaaaaagtacTAATAATGCAGAATAGCCCCTTTCTTATTATTGGTGGAAGCAGTAGGGCTGTATTTAACGATTATTCACTATCGAgtaatctgtcaattattttctcaattaatccaTTAGTTAtttggtcaataaaatgtcagaaaatggtaaaaataaatgttcaggTTTCCAAAAGCCAAAGGTAACAGAccaaaatgtcttattttgttccaaccaacaatccaaaacttaaagatattcagtttactgtcgtataaaacaaaagaaagctgaaaatattcacatttgagaagctggagtcTGAGAATTTGGagattttttcttaaaaatgaatCTAAATGATTTATAAATGATCTGAATAGTTGTTGATTAATTcaatagttggcaactaatcgaataattgactaattgttgaaGCTCTAGTAAGAAGGGTTGTACTGTTTAGCCGGATAAGGTGGGGCTAATCACTCCTATACATATTGTTGGGTAGTTTAATCTAGAAAATACATTATATCCATCAATTAAATGTGCAGATAAATGTCAGATGAATATAGTATAAACGTTAtgtatttgagtaaatgtatttagttacTTTTGTCTGCTGCACAATAGAAGACACATTTGGTATATGTCCCCAATAACCAGACCAGATTGTCCTGATTGTGAATCTCTAGACAAGCTGTAATTTTAGACGATTTTTACAACAAGAGCTGAAAAACACGATTATTGTCGAATATAATAGCTCCTCAACTTCCTAAGAAGTGATTCTTCCCTTGGTAgggttttaattaattattcatattCCACCACCATGTGTCAAGTAGATTTTAGGTGAGCACCTGTTCAGCACCACCCTGACATTGACCACATCACAGACATGAACAATACGACATCTCAAAAGCAGTACAGCCTTAGGCCATTCGTAAAGTCTGACTGAACGTCTGGAAGTCTCTCTTTTCAGGCACGAGTCACACATGCATGAGCTCTTTGTCACTATTGAGGTTGAGCCTTAACCCCTGGATGTGGTTACACAGACACTTTATGATAGATCATAATCCCGGCAATTTAGTTATAGCACTTTATCTTGGTCAGGTGTTAGCCAGTCAGCCAAGGGGCACCTTATGTTGTATTATGTTGCATTTCTCCGGGAACGATAGTGATTGACACCATGAACCAGTGAACACCACAATCGACGCAGCTCTTACAGTGTCTTTGTCAGACCGCAGTCCCAGTACACGCTGGAGCAGCAGGGGTGATATTCCTGAGGCTTTGCAGTGTGGCAACACTTAACTGTTTTCTTTGGAGAGTATGTAGAGCTTCATTAATGCTTTTTAGACAATGTTGATGTGTGTTTACCAGTTACTAGGTGAGCACACCACTGTGATGCATCGAGGAGAAAATGGAATTTGGCTATTTGAGAACCACTCTTAAATGTTCCACCTTTTTTCTTGTGGAGAGGATTTCACAGGCTTAGATCAATGCATACGGCCGAGTTGAATTGTTTTAAAGGCCACAGACAGCGTGCAAGTACTCAACCGATATGACTATTTGATAATGATCACCAATAATGTAATTGTGCGTTTTGCCCTGAGAGCAGTAACACAAGGTTTCAGTCTGGCTGGCAAACTCTGTAAGATTTAAAAAAGTTGTAATGCCCTCATTTTACAACTGTTTAGGCTTGATTGTTTTACCCTCCAAACATCACTGCCATTACctaaaaatacacatacatgcacatttttttggttGGATTCATGTAAGGGTAAAACGTAGCATCTACCcacaaaatctgtttttaaccATCTGGTTTAAGAAAATAAAGCTGTTTTGTGTCTGTCCGTTTACAAATAATATTTATATCGAAAACAATTCAATACAATTTATTACTTTCAAACATGTGATTCTAAGGCAGCTCAACTACACCAAATAATTTCCCAGAGCCAAAAGCTAATATGGCAATTACGGTTATGCTGCTTTTCATTTACCTCGGAAGTTGTGCATGACGTTACACCTGAATTTGATTCGCTCCCAGCTTAGAAGTCAGCTGTATTTATGCGTACAAACAGCATAGCGACATGTCCACacatagaagttggacagtgttTTATG comes from the Scomber japonicus isolate fScoJap1 chromosome 23, fScoJap1.pri, whole genome shotgun sequence genome and includes:
- the usp18 gene encoding ubl carboxyl-terminal hydrolase 18 yields the protein MSFIAVLVSKLGLGDLCHGMRGLSNYNLSCCVNTLLQTFSATLELADLLDKWDAAGVRTDSSNVPQQLKKVLVAMRSDHPQPAPHRDFLHCLDSNRIQLSIQHDADEVFLSILNLIQKQMDNKTLALQIKDLYKISVQTQLKCLDCDSIQTLDSYLLSLPLHIKEDQNTLEECMKSFFEHQELRGRDCCTCEPCGTKTPSKQGVKLLALPPILCVHLKRFRNMRGYTRKLHCEVNFPETLDLSEMIHEAFSAEFAQNNCKYTLYAVVVHSGEAMCGHYTAYVRHSRTQSWYYADDSCVKKVSWQDVQTTYGGHRRQTAYMLMYRRDSKEEGHQPECSG